The following are from one region of the Canis lupus dingo isolate Sandy chromosome 19, ASM325472v2, whole genome shotgun sequence genome:
- the IWS1 gene encoding protein IWS1 homolog isoform X10, whose protein sequence is MDSEYYSGDQSDDGGATPVQDERDSGSDVEDDVNEQHSGSDTGSVERHSENEPSDREDGLNKRHHVTDSENDDPSNLNASDSESEELQRQKDSDSESEEHAEPPASDSENEDTNQHGSDSESEETRKLPVSDSENEELLNGHASDSENEDVRKHPASDSEVEELPKSPASDSETEDALKPQISDSESEEPQQHQASDSENEELPKPRISDSESEELPKPRVSDSESEEPQRTQASDSENEELPKPRISDSESEDPPPRHQASDSENEELPKPRISDSESEGPPRHQASDSENEELPKPRISDSESEDPPRNQASDSENEELPKPRVSDSESEEPQKGPASDSETEDASRHKQKPESDDDSDGENKGEDTEMQNDSFHSDSHIDRKRIQSSDSEEEEPKRPKIESDEDEEKVGEEEKVAKRKAAVLSDSEDEEKASKKSRVVSDADDSDSDVISDKSGKREKTLASDSEEEVGKEELSDKKNEEKDLFGSDSESGNEEENLIADIFGESGDEEEEEFTGFNQEDLEEEKSETQVKEAEDSDSDDNIKRGKHMDFLSDFEMMLQRKKSMSGKRRRNRDGGTFISDADDVVSAMIVKMNEAAEEDRQLNNQKKPALKKLTLLPTVVMHLKKQDLKETFIDSGVMSAIKEWLSPLPDRSLPALKIREELLKILQELPSVSQETLKHSGIGRAVMYLYKHPKESRSNKDMAGKLINEWSRPIFGLTSNYKGMTREEREQRDLEQMPQRRRMNSTGGQTPRRDLEKVLTGEEKALRPGDPGFCARARVPMPSNKDYVVRPKWNVEMESSRPGILKKGLSRLEKHKRRFAEQKRLSKVHRAVKFSIEGNRMPL, encoded by the exons AATGAACCTAGTGATCGAGAAGATGGCCTCAACAAAAGACACCACGTGACAGATTCTGAGAATGATGATCCCTCAAATCTTAATGCCAGTGACTCTGAAAGTGAGGAGCTTCAAAGGCAAAAGGACAGTGACTCTGAATCTGAGGAGCACGCAGAGCCTCCTGCAAGTGATTCTGAAAATGAGGACACTAATCAGCATGGGAGTGACTCTGAGAGTGAGGAGACCAGGAAGCTACCTGTCAGTGACTCTGAAAATGAGGAACTTCTTAATGGGCATGCAAGTGACTCAGAAAATGAAGACGTTAGAAAGCATCCTGCCAGTGATTCAGAGGTGGAAGAGCTCCCCAAAAGTCCTGCCAGTGACTCTGAAACAGAGGATGCTCTAAAACCTCAAATCAGTGACTCTGAGAGTGAGGAACCCCAACAGCACCAAGCCAGTGATTCTGAAAATGAGGAACTTCCCAAACCTCGAATTAGTGATTCTGAAAGTGAGGAGCTTCCTAAGCCTCGGGTCAGTGACTCGGAAAGTGAGGAGCCTCAGAGGACTCAGGCCAGTGACTCTGAAAATGAGGAGCTTCCCAAGCCCCGTATCAGTGACTCAGAAAGTGAGGACCCGCCGCCAAGGCACCAAGCCAGTGACTCAGAAAACGAGGAGCTTCCCAAACCCCGTATCAGTGACTCAGAAAGTGAGGGTCCCCCGAGGCACCAAGCCAGTGACTCAGAAAATGAGGAGCTTCCCAAACCTCGGATTAGTGATTCGGAAAGTGAGGACCCCCCAAGGAACCAGGCCAGTGATTCAGAAAATGAGGAGCTTCCCAAGCCCCGAGTCAGTGACTCTGAGAGTGAGGAACCTCAGAAGGGACCTGCCAGTGATTCCGAAACTGAGGATGCCTCCAGACACAAACAGAAGCCAGAGTCAGATGATGACAGTGATGGGGAGAATAAGGGAGAggatacagaaatgcaaaatgactCCTTTCATTCAGATAGCCATATAGACAGAAAAAGGATCCAGAGTTCTGACAGTGAGGAGGAAGAACCCAAAAGGCCAAAAATTGAAagtgatgaagatgaagaaaaagtaggagaggaggagaaggtagCAAAGCGAAAAGCTGCTGTGCTTTCTGATAgtgaagatgaagagaaagcat CAAAGAAGAGTCGTGTTGTCTCTGATGCAGATGACTCTGACAGTGATGTTATATCAGACAAATCAggcaaaagagagaagactctaGCATCTGACAGTGAAGAAGAAGTAGGGAAAGAAGAGTTGTctgataagaaaaatgaagagaaggatCTATTTGGGAGCGATAGTGAGTCGGGAAATGAAGAAGA aaaTCTTATTGCAGACATATTTGGAGAATCTGGcgatgaagaggaagaagaatttaCA GGTTTTAACCAAGAagatttagaagaagaaaaaagtgaaaccCAAGTAAAAGAAGCAGAAGATTCAGATTCTGATGATAAtataaagagaggaaaaca TATGGACTTTCTGTCGGATTTTGAGATGATGTTGCAGCGGAAAAAAAGCATGAGTGGCAAGCGCAGGCGTAACCGTGATGGTGGGACTTTTATTAGTGATGCTGACGACGTTGTGAGTGCCATGATTGTCAAGATGAATGAGGCTGCTGAG GAAGACAGACAGTTGAACAATCAAAAAAAGCCAGCActgaaaaaattaacattattacCTACTGTGGTTATGCACCTTAAAAA GCAGGaccttaaagaaacatttatcgACAGTGGTGTGATGTCTGCCATCAAAGAATGGCTTTCCCCTCTACCAGATAGGAGTTTGCCAGCACTAAAGATTCGAGAGGAGCTGTTGAAGATTCTGCAAGAG CTACCTAGTGTGAGCCAGGAGACCCTGAAGCATAGTGGGATTGGACGAGCAGTGATGTATCTCTATAAACACCCCAAGGAATCAAGGTCCAACAAGGATATGGCAGGGAAATTAATCA ATGAATGGTCACGGCCTATATTTGGTCTTACCTCAAACTACAAAGGTATgacaagagaggaaagagagcaaaGAGATCTAGAACAAATGCCTCAACGACGGAGAATGAATAG CACTGGTGGTCAGACACCCCGAAGAGACCTGGAAAAGGTGCTGACAGGGGAAGAGAA GGCTCTCAGACCTGGAGATCCTGGATTCTGTGCCCGTGCAAGGGTCCCCATGCCCTCAAACAAGGACTACGTTGTCAGACCTAAATGGAACGTGGAAATGGAGTCATCCAGG CCTGGTATTCTTAAAAAGGGCCTAAGCCGATTGGAAAAGCATAAGAGGCGATTTGCAGAACAGAAACGACTCAGCAAAGTGCATCGTGCTGTCAAGTTCAGCATTGAAGGCAACAGGATGCCCCTGTAG
- the IWS1 gene encoding protein IWS1 homolog isoform X6, with translation MDSEYYSGDQSADDGGATPVQDERDSGSDVEDDVNEQHSGSDTGSVERHSENEPSDREDGLNKRHHVTDSENDDPSNLNASDSESEELQRQKDSDSESEEHAEPPASDSENEDTNQHGSDSESEETRKLPVSDSENEELLNGHASDSENEDVRKHPASDSEVEELPKSPASDSETEDALKPQISDSESEEPQQHQASDSENEELPKPRISDSESEELPKPRVSDSESEEPQRTQASDSENEELPKPRISDSESEDPPPRHQASDSENEELPKPRISDSESEGPPRHQASDSENEELPKPRISDSESEDPPRNQASDSENEELPKPRVSDSESEEPQKGPASDSETEDASRHKQKPESDDDSDGENKGEDTEMQNDSFHSDSHIDRKRIQSSDSEEEEPKRPKIESDEDEEKVGEEEKVAKRKAAVLSDSEDEEKASAKKSRVVSDADDSDSDVISDKSGKREKTLASDSEEEVGKEELSDKKNEEKDLFGSDSESGNEEENLIADIFGESGDEEEEEFTGFNQEDLEEEKSETQVKEAEDSDSDDNIKRGKHMDFLSDFEMMLQRKKSMSGKRRRNRDGGTFISDADDVVSAMIVKMNEAAEEDRQLNNQKKPALKKLTLLPTVVMHLKKQDLKETFIDSGVMSAIKEWLSPLPDRSLPALKIREELLKILQELPSVSQETLKHSGIGRAVMYLYKHPKESRSNKDMAGKLINEWSRPIFGLTSNYKGMTREEREQRDLEQMPQRRRMNSTGGQTPRRDLEKVLTGEEKALRPGDPGFCARARVPMPSNKDYVVRPKWNVEMESSRFQGTSKKGISRLDKQMRKFTDIRKKSRSAHAVKISIEGNKMPL, from the exons AATGAACCTAGTGATCGAGAAGATGGCCTCAACAAAAGACACCACGTGACAGATTCTGAGAATGATGATCCCTCAAATCTTAATGCCAGTGACTCTGAAAGTGAGGAGCTTCAAAGGCAAAAGGACAGTGACTCTGAATCTGAGGAGCACGCAGAGCCTCCTGCAAGTGATTCTGAAAATGAGGACACTAATCAGCATGGGAGTGACTCTGAGAGTGAGGAGACCAGGAAGCTACCTGTCAGTGACTCTGAAAATGAGGAACTTCTTAATGGGCATGCAAGTGACTCAGAAAATGAAGACGTTAGAAAGCATCCTGCCAGTGATTCAGAGGTGGAAGAGCTCCCCAAAAGTCCTGCCAGTGACTCTGAAACAGAGGATGCTCTAAAACCTCAAATCAGTGACTCTGAGAGTGAGGAACCCCAACAGCACCAAGCCAGTGATTCTGAAAATGAGGAACTTCCCAAACCTCGAATTAGTGATTCTGAAAGTGAGGAGCTTCCTAAGCCTCGGGTCAGTGACTCGGAAAGTGAGGAGCCTCAGAGGACTCAGGCCAGTGACTCTGAAAATGAGGAGCTTCCCAAGCCCCGTATCAGTGACTCAGAAAGTGAGGACCCGCCGCCAAGGCACCAAGCCAGTGACTCAGAAAACGAGGAGCTTCCCAAACCCCGTATCAGTGACTCAGAAAGTGAGGGTCCCCCGAGGCACCAAGCCAGTGACTCAGAAAATGAGGAGCTTCCCAAACCTCGGATTAGTGATTCGGAAAGTGAGGACCCCCCAAGGAACCAGGCCAGTGATTCAGAAAATGAGGAGCTTCCCAAGCCCCGAGTCAGTGACTCTGAGAGTGAGGAACCTCAGAAGGGACCTGCCAGTGATTCCGAAACTGAGGATGCCTCCAGACACAAACAGAAGCCAGAGTCAGATGATGACAGTGATGGGGAGAATAAGGGAGAggatacagaaatgcaaaatgactCCTTTCATTCAGATAGCCATATAGACAGAAAAAGGATCCAGAGTTCTGACAGTGAGGAGGAAGAACCCAAAAGGCCAAAAATTGAAagtgatgaagatgaagaaaaagtaggagaggaggagaaggtagCAAAGCGAAAAGCTGCTGTGCTTTCTGATAgtgaagatgaagagaaagcat CAGCAAAGAAGAGTCGTGTTGTCTCTGATGCAGATGACTCTGACAGTGATGTTATATCAGACAAATCAggcaaaagagagaagactctaGCATCTGACAGTGAAGAAGAAGTAGGGAAAGAAGAGTTGTctgataagaaaaatgaagagaaggatCTATTTGGGAGCGATAGTGAGTCGGGAAATGAAGAAGA aaaTCTTATTGCAGACATATTTGGAGAATCTGGcgatgaagaggaagaagaatttaCA GGTTTTAACCAAGAagatttagaagaagaaaaaagtgaaaccCAAGTAAAAGAAGCAGAAGATTCAGATTCTGATGATAAtataaagagaggaaaaca TATGGACTTTCTGTCGGATTTTGAGATGATGTTGCAGCGGAAAAAAAGCATGAGTGGCAAGCGCAGGCGTAACCGTGATGGTGGGACTTTTATTAGTGATGCTGACGACGTTGTGAGTGCCATGATTGTCAAGATGAATGAGGCTGCTGAG GAAGACAGACAGTTGAACAATCAAAAAAAGCCAGCActgaaaaaattaacattattacCTACTGTGGTTATGCACCTTAAAAA GCAGGaccttaaagaaacatttatcgACAGTGGTGTGATGTCTGCCATCAAAGAATGGCTTTCCCCTCTACCAGATAGGAGTTTGCCAGCACTAAAGATTCGAGAGGAGCTGTTGAAGATTCTGCAAGAG CTACCTAGTGTGAGCCAGGAGACCCTGAAGCATAGTGGGATTGGACGAGCAGTGATGTATCTCTATAAACACCCCAAGGAATCAAGGTCCAACAAGGATATGGCAGGGAAATTAATCA ATGAATGGTCACGGCCTATATTTGGTCTTACCTCAAACTACAAAGGTATgacaagagaggaaagagagcaaaGAGATCTAGAACAAATGCCTCAACGACGGAGAATGAATAG CACTGGTGGTCAGACACCCCGAAGAGACCTGGAAAAGGTGCTGACAGGGGAAGAGAA GGCTCTCAGACCTGGAGATCCTGGATTCTGTGCCCGTGCAAGGGTCCCCATGCCCTCAAACAAGGACTACGTTGTCAGACCTAAATGGAACGTGGAAATGGAGTCATCCAGG TTTCAGGGGACCTCCAAGAAGGGTATCAGTCGACTGGATAAACAGATGAGAAAGTTCACAGATATCAGGAAAAAAAGCAGATCTGCACACGCAGTGAAAATCAGCATCGAGGGCAATAAAATGCCATTGTGA
- the IWS1 gene encoding protein IWS1 homolog isoform X9: MDSEYYSGDQSDDGGATPVQDERDSGSDVEDDVNEQHSGSDTGSVERHSENEPSDREDGLNKRHHVTDSENDDPSNLNASDSESEELQRQKDSDSESEEHAEPPASDSENEDTNQHGSDSESEETRKLPVSDSENEELLNGHASDSENEDVRKHPASDSEVEELPKSPASDSETEDALKPQISDSESEEPQQHQASDSENEELPKPRISDSESEELPKPRVSDSESEEPQRTQASDSENEELPKPRISDSESEDPPPRHQASDSENEELPKPRISDSESEGPPRHQASDSENEELPKPRISDSESEDPPRNQASDSENEELPKPRVSDSESEEPQKGPASDSETEDASRHKQKPESDDDSDGENKGEDTEMQNDSFHSDSHIDRKRIQSSDSEEEEPKRPKIESDEDEEKVGEEEKVAKRKAAVLSDSEDEEKASKKSRVVSDADDSDSDVISDKSGKREKTLASDSEEEVGKEELSDKKNEEKDLFGSDSESGNEEENLIADIFGESGDEEEEEFTGFNQEDLEEEKSETQVKEAEDSDSDDNIKRGKHMDFLSDFEMMLQRKKSMSGKRRRNRDGGTFISDADDVVSAMIVKMNEAAEEDRQLNNQKKPALKKLTLLPTVVMHLKKQDLKETFIDSGVMSAIKEWLSPLPDRSLPALKIREELLKILQELPSVSQETLKHSGIGRAVMYLYKHPKESRSNKDMAGKLINEWSRPIFGLTSNYKGMTREEREQRDLEQMPQRRRMNSTGGQTPRRDLEKVLTGEEKALRPGDPGFCARARVPMPSNKDYVVRPKWNVEMESSRFQGTSKKGISRLDKQMRKFTDIRKKSRSAHAVKISIEGNKMPL, translated from the exons AATGAACCTAGTGATCGAGAAGATGGCCTCAACAAAAGACACCACGTGACAGATTCTGAGAATGATGATCCCTCAAATCTTAATGCCAGTGACTCTGAAAGTGAGGAGCTTCAAAGGCAAAAGGACAGTGACTCTGAATCTGAGGAGCACGCAGAGCCTCCTGCAAGTGATTCTGAAAATGAGGACACTAATCAGCATGGGAGTGACTCTGAGAGTGAGGAGACCAGGAAGCTACCTGTCAGTGACTCTGAAAATGAGGAACTTCTTAATGGGCATGCAAGTGACTCAGAAAATGAAGACGTTAGAAAGCATCCTGCCAGTGATTCAGAGGTGGAAGAGCTCCCCAAAAGTCCTGCCAGTGACTCTGAAACAGAGGATGCTCTAAAACCTCAAATCAGTGACTCTGAGAGTGAGGAACCCCAACAGCACCAAGCCAGTGATTCTGAAAATGAGGAACTTCCCAAACCTCGAATTAGTGATTCTGAAAGTGAGGAGCTTCCTAAGCCTCGGGTCAGTGACTCGGAAAGTGAGGAGCCTCAGAGGACTCAGGCCAGTGACTCTGAAAATGAGGAGCTTCCCAAGCCCCGTATCAGTGACTCAGAAAGTGAGGACCCGCCGCCAAGGCACCAAGCCAGTGACTCAGAAAACGAGGAGCTTCCCAAACCCCGTATCAGTGACTCAGAAAGTGAGGGTCCCCCGAGGCACCAAGCCAGTGACTCAGAAAATGAGGAGCTTCCCAAACCTCGGATTAGTGATTCGGAAAGTGAGGACCCCCCAAGGAACCAGGCCAGTGATTCAGAAAATGAGGAGCTTCCCAAGCCCCGAGTCAGTGACTCTGAGAGTGAGGAACCTCAGAAGGGACCTGCCAGTGATTCCGAAACTGAGGATGCCTCCAGACACAAACAGAAGCCAGAGTCAGATGATGACAGTGATGGGGAGAATAAGGGAGAggatacagaaatgcaaaatgactCCTTTCATTCAGATAGCCATATAGACAGAAAAAGGATCCAGAGTTCTGACAGTGAGGAGGAAGAACCCAAAAGGCCAAAAATTGAAagtgatgaagatgaagaaaaagtaggagaggaggagaaggtagCAAAGCGAAAAGCTGCTGTGCTTTCTGATAgtgaagatgaagagaaagcat CAAAGAAGAGTCGTGTTGTCTCTGATGCAGATGACTCTGACAGTGATGTTATATCAGACAAATCAggcaaaagagagaagactctaGCATCTGACAGTGAAGAAGAAGTAGGGAAAGAAGAGTTGTctgataagaaaaatgaagagaaggatCTATTTGGGAGCGATAGTGAGTCGGGAAATGAAGAAGA aaaTCTTATTGCAGACATATTTGGAGAATCTGGcgatgaagaggaagaagaatttaCA GGTTTTAACCAAGAagatttagaagaagaaaaaagtgaaaccCAAGTAAAAGAAGCAGAAGATTCAGATTCTGATGATAAtataaagagaggaaaaca TATGGACTTTCTGTCGGATTTTGAGATGATGTTGCAGCGGAAAAAAAGCATGAGTGGCAAGCGCAGGCGTAACCGTGATGGTGGGACTTTTATTAGTGATGCTGACGACGTTGTGAGTGCCATGATTGTCAAGATGAATGAGGCTGCTGAG GAAGACAGACAGTTGAACAATCAAAAAAAGCCAGCActgaaaaaattaacattattacCTACTGTGGTTATGCACCTTAAAAA GCAGGaccttaaagaaacatttatcgACAGTGGTGTGATGTCTGCCATCAAAGAATGGCTTTCCCCTCTACCAGATAGGAGTTTGCCAGCACTAAAGATTCGAGAGGAGCTGTTGAAGATTCTGCAAGAG CTACCTAGTGTGAGCCAGGAGACCCTGAAGCATAGTGGGATTGGACGAGCAGTGATGTATCTCTATAAACACCCCAAGGAATCAAGGTCCAACAAGGATATGGCAGGGAAATTAATCA ATGAATGGTCACGGCCTATATTTGGTCTTACCTCAAACTACAAAGGTATgacaagagaggaaagagagcaaaGAGATCTAGAACAAATGCCTCAACGACGGAGAATGAATAG CACTGGTGGTCAGACACCCCGAAGAGACCTGGAAAAGGTGCTGACAGGGGAAGAGAA GGCTCTCAGACCTGGAGATCCTGGATTCTGTGCCCGTGCAAGGGTCCCCATGCCCTCAAACAAGGACTACGTTGTCAGACCTAAATGGAACGTGGAAATGGAGTCATCCAGG TTTCAGGGGACCTCCAAGAAGGGTATCAGTCGACTGGATAAACAGATGAGAAAGTTCACAGATATCAGGAAAAAAAGCAGATCTGCACACGCAGTGAAAATCAGCATCGAGGGCAATAAAATGCCATTGTGA
- the IWS1 gene encoding protein IWS1 homolog isoform X8, translating into MDSEYYSGDQSDDGGATPVQDERDSGSDVEDDVNEQHSGSDTGSVERHSENEPSDREDGLNKRHHVTDSENDDPSNLNASDSESEELQRQKDSDSESEEHAEPPASDSENEDTNQHGSDSESEETRKLPVSDSENEELLNGHASDSENEDVRKHPASDSEVEELPKSPASDSETEDALKPQISDSESEEPQQHQASDSENEELPKPRISDSESEELPKPRVSDSESEEPQRTQASDSENEELPKPRISDSESEDPPPRHQASDSENEELPKPRISDSESEGPPRHQASDSENEELPKPRISDSESEDPPRNQASDSENEELPKPRVSDSESEEPQKGPASDSETEDASRHKQKPESDDDSDGENKGEDTEMQNDSFHSDSHIDRKRIQSSDSEEEEPKRPKIESDEDEEKVGEEEKVAKRKAAVLSDSEDEEKASAKKSRVVSDADDSDSDVISDKSGKREKTLASDSEEEVGKEELSDKKNEEKDLFGSDSESGNEEENLIADIFGESGDEEEEEFTGFNQEDLEEEKSETQVKEAEDSDSDDNIKRGKHMDFLSDFEMMLQRKKSMSGKRRRNRDGGTFISDADDVVSAMIVKMNEAAEEDRQLNNQKKPALKKLTLLPTVVMHLKKQDLKETFIDSGVMSAIKEWLSPLPDRSLPALKIREELLKILQELPSVSQETLKHSGIGRAVMYLYKHPKESRSNKDMAGKLINEWSRPIFGLTSNYKGMTREEREQRDLEQMPQRRRMNSTGGQTPRRDLEKVLTGEEKALRPGDPGFCARARVPMPSNKDYVVRPKWNVEMESSRPGILKKGLSRLEKHKRRFAEQKRLSKVHRAVKFSIEGNRMPL; encoded by the exons AATGAACCTAGTGATCGAGAAGATGGCCTCAACAAAAGACACCACGTGACAGATTCTGAGAATGATGATCCCTCAAATCTTAATGCCAGTGACTCTGAAAGTGAGGAGCTTCAAAGGCAAAAGGACAGTGACTCTGAATCTGAGGAGCACGCAGAGCCTCCTGCAAGTGATTCTGAAAATGAGGACACTAATCAGCATGGGAGTGACTCTGAGAGTGAGGAGACCAGGAAGCTACCTGTCAGTGACTCTGAAAATGAGGAACTTCTTAATGGGCATGCAAGTGACTCAGAAAATGAAGACGTTAGAAAGCATCCTGCCAGTGATTCAGAGGTGGAAGAGCTCCCCAAAAGTCCTGCCAGTGACTCTGAAACAGAGGATGCTCTAAAACCTCAAATCAGTGACTCTGAGAGTGAGGAACCCCAACAGCACCAAGCCAGTGATTCTGAAAATGAGGAACTTCCCAAACCTCGAATTAGTGATTCTGAAAGTGAGGAGCTTCCTAAGCCTCGGGTCAGTGACTCGGAAAGTGAGGAGCCTCAGAGGACTCAGGCCAGTGACTCTGAAAATGAGGAGCTTCCCAAGCCCCGTATCAGTGACTCAGAAAGTGAGGACCCGCCGCCAAGGCACCAAGCCAGTGACTCAGAAAACGAGGAGCTTCCCAAACCCCGTATCAGTGACTCAGAAAGTGAGGGTCCCCCGAGGCACCAAGCCAGTGACTCAGAAAATGAGGAGCTTCCCAAACCTCGGATTAGTGATTCGGAAAGTGAGGACCCCCCAAGGAACCAGGCCAGTGATTCAGAAAATGAGGAGCTTCCCAAGCCCCGAGTCAGTGACTCTGAGAGTGAGGAACCTCAGAAGGGACCTGCCAGTGATTCCGAAACTGAGGATGCCTCCAGACACAAACAGAAGCCAGAGTCAGATGATGACAGTGATGGGGAGAATAAGGGAGAggatacagaaatgcaaaatgactCCTTTCATTCAGATAGCCATATAGACAGAAAAAGGATCCAGAGTTCTGACAGTGAGGAGGAAGAACCCAAAAGGCCAAAAATTGAAagtgatgaagatgaagaaaaagtaggagaggaggagaaggtagCAAAGCGAAAAGCTGCTGTGCTTTCTGATAgtgaagatgaagagaaagcat CAGCAAAGAAGAGTCGTGTTGTCTCTGATGCAGATGACTCTGACAGTGATGTTATATCAGACAAATCAggcaaaagagagaagactctaGCATCTGACAGTGAAGAAGAAGTAGGGAAAGAAGAGTTGTctgataagaaaaatgaagagaaggatCTATTTGGGAGCGATAGTGAGTCGGGAAATGAAGAAGA aaaTCTTATTGCAGACATATTTGGAGAATCTGGcgatgaagaggaagaagaatttaCA GGTTTTAACCAAGAagatttagaagaagaaaaaagtgaaaccCAAGTAAAAGAAGCAGAAGATTCAGATTCTGATGATAAtataaagagaggaaaaca TATGGACTTTCTGTCGGATTTTGAGATGATGTTGCAGCGGAAAAAAAGCATGAGTGGCAAGCGCAGGCGTAACCGTGATGGTGGGACTTTTATTAGTGATGCTGACGACGTTGTGAGTGCCATGATTGTCAAGATGAATGAGGCTGCTGAG GAAGACAGACAGTTGAACAATCAAAAAAAGCCAGCActgaaaaaattaacattattacCTACTGTGGTTATGCACCTTAAAAA GCAGGaccttaaagaaacatttatcgACAGTGGTGTGATGTCTGCCATCAAAGAATGGCTTTCCCCTCTACCAGATAGGAGTTTGCCAGCACTAAAGATTCGAGAGGAGCTGTTGAAGATTCTGCAAGAG CTACCTAGTGTGAGCCAGGAGACCCTGAAGCATAGTGGGATTGGACGAGCAGTGATGTATCTCTATAAACACCCCAAGGAATCAAGGTCCAACAAGGATATGGCAGGGAAATTAATCA ATGAATGGTCACGGCCTATATTTGGTCTTACCTCAAACTACAAAGGTATgacaagagaggaaagagagcaaaGAGATCTAGAACAAATGCCTCAACGACGGAGAATGAATAG CACTGGTGGTCAGACACCCCGAAGAGACCTGGAAAAGGTGCTGACAGGGGAAGAGAA GGCTCTCAGACCTGGAGATCCTGGATTCTGTGCCCGTGCAAGGGTCCCCATGCCCTCAAACAAGGACTACGTTGTCAGACCTAAATGGAACGTGGAAATGGAGTCATCCAGG CCTGGTATTCTTAAAAAGGGCCTAAGCCGATTGGAAAAGCATAAGAGGCGATTTGCAGAACAGAAACGACTCAGCAAAGTGCATCGTGCTGTCAAGTTCAGCATTGAAGGCAACAGGATGCCCCTGTAG